Sequence from the Ranitomeya variabilis isolate aRanVar5 chromosome 1 unlocalized genomic scaffold, aRanVar5.hap1 SUPER_1_unloc_1, whole genome shotgun sequence genome:
TGCAGTAAaccccaaactgtataattgcccccacagtaacccccaaactgtataatggcccccacagtaacCACCaacctgtataatggcccccatagtaagcccaaaactgtataatggccccacagtaacccccaaactgtataatggcccacacagtaacccctaaactgtataatggcccccacagtaacCCCCAAACTGTATAAAGGCCCCCACAGTAACCCCCAAACTGTATAAAGGCCCCCACAGTAAGCCCCAAGCTGTATAATAACCCCCACAGtaacccccaaactgtataatggcccccacagtaacccccaaactgtataatggccccccagtaagccccaaactgtataatggcccccacagtaacccccaaactgtataatggccccccagtaagccccaaactgtataatggccccccagtaagccccaaactgtataatggcccccacagtaacccctaaactgtataatggcccccacagtaacCCCCAAACTGACACAAGCAGAGGATGTCAGCCTTGCAACGAGATAATGTCACTGCGCCAGGACTTTGACATTCTGCCCGTGCGCTGGAGCCTCGGCCGCTCTGTATGATCGCAGGCTGAAAGCGATCTGCGGCCTACAGAACAGACAGCAGTAGTGACGGGGGATTGTGTCTCCTTGTTGTACCGCGGTAGcggagctctgggtgggcccctctAAGCACAGGGACCCGGGGCGACTGCACCCTCTGCTCCTCTAGTAGATTTGTTCCTGGCTCCACTATATTTTAGGAATAAAAAAACATGAAAACTCCTTTAGTTTTGAGACCAGCTCATGGCTCCAAATACTTATGAACAATGTATGGTGTATGGCTGTGTTATGTCAGCGCTATATACATTTCCCCAATGTGACCCACTTTACAGTGGCAATGCGGTCACATGTACATTTCCTATCGCCGCTGCCCCTGAGGATGGAAAAGATCACAATTTATGTGTAATAAAAACCATAAACCGTGTAAAACAGAGGAAGGCAAATAAAGACGTGCGTCCATTACCGGGTATTGTTCTACATGGTGTTAGATGTATACCATATGTGTCACATTCGGATCACTGAATTTCTACCGATCGCTCGTATTGTTCCGCAGTTGCACATAGGTGCCGCGTTCTTTAACCTCTTCTCGGGGACAATTatttgtcttaggctactttcacactagcgtcgtgcactgcacgtcgctatgcgtcgttttgtagaaaaaacgcatcctgcaaaagtgcttgcaggatgcgttttttctccattgacttgcattagcgacgcagtgcgacgcattgccacacgttgcaaccgtcgtgacggttgcgtcgtgttgcgttggaccgtcgccaccagaaaatgttgcttgtaacattttggtgccaagatggcagcgcccagaGCCTTTAGTAGGCCGCCTGCTGCTATGGCAACCCATTGGCTCCTTGCAATTGATGGGCGCCAGAAGGATTATCAGGATTGTGCCATTTTAATGCCGTTGTCAGTAATAGACAGcgtcatttaaatggttaaacagcggCAATTACAGCCAGCTGTGGTTACTGCTTTTAGAGGCCAATGGTGgcagtataacacagccagcacctCCCCAGTACGGAGTGTACTGGTACGTCATGGTGCCGAAATGAGTTACGATAGTTCAAAGCAAATAGGAATTCTGCCTCCTGAAGTATCACGGACATAAAATCACCATTAAATGCAGTGGTGTCCTGACTGGTTGCTAGGAAATGGCTGGACTGGCGGAGGTCTGTCTGGTGTGCCCCTGGACAACCATTAGGATCATTAGTTAGTGGTAGAGAAAAGAAAGCGTTAAGTCCTGTTATAAATCCTGTCCCTATTGCACTTTCATTAGCTCAATCATATTTCTGTCTTGAACCGATGACTGGTTGCTAGGGAGAAGCTTCTTAGcaacccacattctaaagacagtgAATTCTTAGCAACCAGACTGCCAGGTACAACTTAAAAGGGTTCTCTGGGAATAgaaaatatctatatatatctaaagggaaatgtgattttaaaaaaattcctaaatacatTTCATTAGCAAATCACAATCATTATTTCTAATGAGGTAAAGATAgtcaaaaacataattaaaatggcCACCGCCTTAAAATGGTGACCGCCACTAATACTACTGGAGATAGCAGAGGTGCTTAGGTAAGAAAAGTCCGCTCAAACTTCTGCGTGCCCTGTCTTTATGAATAACAATATAAGTATCTTCACGTCACAGGCAATGGAGCTTTCTAATGTCCAAATATTCTGGGCATCGCATATGCCGAGCCTGACGGGTAGTTCTGAGAACACTGGTACCCTTGAAATCAGGACTTGCTGTCAGTCTCCAGGGACAGCTTGTCAAATCTGGAAATGTCCTGCCGAATCTGGTGTGAGAGGAAGGAATGTAAATGTGTTGGGGCAGCACTCCACAAGCTTTATATTACGGGCTCAGGAGAGCAGGGCTcagcctgtaatacttatatattagtaagtgcaGCAAGATCAAGTCCCtcatttgttaaaataaagattCTAATTGGTCAACCCCTTTACCTACCATTTGTCTATGTAATACCTTTCAAGGAAAGTGCTAAATCTTGTAGGCCCTCTAGTCACAGGGGGCCAACTTTGTACCTTTCCCTCATATGCCCTTGTGTCCTTCCGAGTCTGTCTAGTTAGGGGTTGAATAAACATACCGGAACCCATAATATAAAAGGACCATATTCATGGGAGATACTCTTCAAAAAGCCATATAAAAATCATACGAAAGAAACACAAGAGCCTAAATTCCCAAATGTGACTAAATCGTATACAAATAATCACTAATGCAATGCGATTcgtttttgaaaaaaatatataaatacaactTTATTTATAATACAACACAATACATGACACAGGCAATAGATTAGTGCAGAGATAAAAACAGGATCAATGGACAAGTTAGACTATGATGATACATACAGGTGGTGACTGATACTCCATATAACTACCGGCTATACCAACAATGTAACAAAGGTATACTCACTAAAGGTAATAGAAAGCCAGAGTAGAGTACTTAGAAACGGGCAAGAAAACCGTAATATACACCTTCCCAGAGGATGTACTATTTATACTATATCATGATCAATTAAATGACCTAAATGTAAAACCAATTTAATCCGTACATCCAtaggggaaggggttaaagtgctacGCATGTGCAGCCCAAATATATCTTACCCATGGGATAATAACAGACGCCACGCAGATACCCCAGcgcgcgtttcgctgctgcttCTTCGGGGGGCAGTGTGTAAATGTGTCAAACCCCGACCTTAAATACCCCTCAGAGCACTAGGAAACAGGTGAAGCCCATATCAGGAAATTGCCTATAGCCGTGTTACTGGAGCGCATGTGGGCGGGGCCGGTTATGCAGGAACTTAAGGATATTCCTACTAGGCGTATAGGCGATATTAGGTATTAAATTAAAGGCGAAATTAGATATTGATACTAGGCGATATTCCTACTATCCCTTCCATGGGGTTTTTATTGTGCTTAAGGTTGGACACATATATTTGTATAAAGGATCCGGTCACTCAGTGCCCTGTTGGTGTGGAGCGCAGTTGCGGTCCATGGGACGCATGCGCTATGACGTTCAGGGCTTATCCCACATGACGTGCATTATTGCAAGAAGTGTGTTACACCCTGGCTGGGACATATCTGTATTCCAGCTATGTGGAACCTTTGTGCGTGTAAGGGTGGAGACTGATCTTGCGCAATGGCACTGGGACCTAGTCTCTTGACAGCGTGGAGCGCATTTGCGGGCCAGGCGGCACATGCGCCTTGGCCTCAGGATTGTTCCCATAGGAGAAGTACGTCATGCAAGTGGGCTGGAACGCAATTGCGTTCCAGCGAAGTGCATTATGGGTGCGCGCCGGTGGGTGGAGACAGGCCCCACGTGCAATGGATCCGGAAGGTAGGACACTATATATTGTGTATGGATGAGCGGCGTCTGTACCCTCTCACTATCTGGACGGTcaataccccctgatgaacccccgggaCTCCCACGGGGGAAAAACGCGTCGGGTATAACTAGGGATGACATCCCGATCGGAGGTTTTTCTATGTGGCTGAACGGATGCCCCCAGCGCTTGAATTGGAAGATGGGGAATCAGATGAGTAAAAAGCGCTGTTCAGATTTTATTGCCAGACTTATTGGGATATCGCCATTTGAGTGGTTGAAAATGACATTTTTACTGAAAGATCTCTGTGGGATATATTTGTATGTTTAATGAGGCTACCACTTCGTGAGTAACATTCAGATATTTAATGGTCATTTGACTATCCGTTTGTCGGATGTTGGTACCCGCAGGGCTGACTTCATTATTATGTGGGTACTATGAGTTATTTTGGGGTGGTCCTCCATCATTGAGCATTTTTGGATAAACAGGACATTATTTTTGCCCAAAAATTGGTTTATATGAATACCCTATTAAGGGTCTTTACTTGGAGCAAGGAAactaattttgtgtttttttgttgagttttgttttttgagtttttctaaTATTTTTTCAAGTTTTGcagattttttatattatttttctttttttgggtaactAACTTTGACCATCTTGTTTTTGTATGTCTGTATCTGCAGGGTTGATGCTAACATTGTGTGGGTACTTTGAGACATTTTTGAGTGGTTCTCCATCATTTCAACATTTTTGATAAACATGATATTAATCCTACCCAAAAAATTGATCTATTTGAATACCCTATTGAGGGTCCTTGTTTGGAGCAAGGAAACtaattttgtggggttttttgctgagtttttgtcttTTTGAGTTTTTCTAAATTATTTTTCAAGTTTAGTTTAATTTTTTATAATActttccttttttggggggtaaactAATCTATTGGGACACAATGTGTTAGGGATCACAGGGAATATATAGGGCTACCAGGGCCAGTCGTCGCGgtgcgggggcgccaaccgcagaaacttagggtgccaacctccgcaggcaggtagcgaTCAGTACTAGGGCACCTGACAGGGTCAGACAGTCCATATCTGGTTTATTCCTCTGAGTTTTTATACTTATATTTGTAATGTCTTCAAATTTGGAACAAAGAGGTTTTTagctttatttattaaaagttatattttatgtcTCGCACTAGTAACGccccattttatttaaaattaactcTGAAGGCGGATTCTCagtgagatctatgtccagcccatagatcttaacagcctaattacatattaagaaaaacatggaattctctggaataaaatatctgatcatagatatcaaggtatcattttattcaactttctattacCTAcaagcccatatagatggcttagggggTTAATCCtgtttacagattccctttaaggggcaaAATGTTATCTTGGCAATGGATCATCTGTCATGATTCATCAGGCCATTGTCACCCAGAATGGAGTATTATAGAAATTGCTTAAGATCACTGGATCATTCTCAATTGAATCTGGTGGTGGTGTTAAGTggtcttaatggggttgtccacccAAGACAATCCAGACCTGTAAGAAGAGACTTGGGAAAATAAACTGGTCATAAAGAGAGAATACAACTAAAAGAACACATTTTGGAATTTCTCAGAGTCCAGCAGTAATTGTTCCTTTCCCTGCAGCGCCTCTACAGGTATAATTAGGTATTTCACAAATTGATAAGCACAGGACAGGACCGATGCTATATAGAATAGACATGCTCTTTCTTACCACtattaactttgaccaaggttgaaGAATCCTGAACAAAGGATAACCCTATACTATACCGATATTAGTAATTTCCTAATTGTCCGAAAACATGGGTTTTCTAAACCAGACACCCCTTTAAGTAAATGAGGAATCAACTGAATGTCCAGTGCCAGTGTTTCAAGATTAGTTATTATGGATTACCGTTTGCAGTTTAACTTATTTTCTGTCTCTTCACAaatttttgacttttttctttttaaatccccttatagttttaatatttttttgctttttgtctTTTTCATGTTGTCAGCTTCCAAGCATCAGATAAGTCCTGATGGAGCAAGATGTGGAGAGTCCCATCTCGATACGGCAACCAAAGCTCCCAAAACATATCGGGGAGGACAAGCAAAAATGCTCAAAACGGAAGATTCAGAGATATGTCCGCAAGGATGGAAAGTGCAACGTTCACCACGGGAATGTCCGAGAGACCTACCGCTATCTGACTGACATCTTCACCACTCTGGTGGATCTAAAATGGAGGTTCAACCTGTTGATATTTGTTATGGTATACACAATAACATGGCTGTTTTTCGGGTTTATATGGTGGCTTATAGCATACATTCGAGGAGATCTGGAGCATTTACAAGACAAAGACTGGAGTCCGTGTGTGGATAATCTTAATGGGTTTGTTTCAGCTTTTTTATTCTCAATAGAGACAGAGACAACTATTGGCTATGGGTATAGGGTCATCACGGACAAGTGTCCAGAAGGCATCATACTTCTATTAGTACAGTCTGTTTTAGGTTCAATTGTCAACGCTTTTATGGTTGGCTGCATGTTTGTAAAAATATCCCAACCCAAAAAGAGGGCTGAGACTTTGGTCTTTTCAACCAATGCCGTCATCTCCATGAGGGATGGAAAACTGTGTCTGATGTTCCGGGTGGGGGATCTTAGGAACTCACACATTGTCGAGGCATCAATAAGAGCGAAATTGATCAAATCCAAACAGACGAAGGAAGGAGAATTCATACCACTGAACCAGACAGACATCAACGTTGGATATGACACCGGAGATGATCGTCTGTTTTTGGTTTCTCCTCTAATTATAAGCCATGAAATCAATCAGCACAGCCCATTTTGGGATGTTTCAAAAGCTCAGTTACCAAAAGAAGATGTCGAGATCGTGGTCATCTTGGAAGGAATGGTTGAAGCAACAGGTAAATTCCGTATAAATTTATCATTGTTCAATCTGTGTTCTATACAGTATGTGTGGCATGTCAGACATAGTCGTAAGTCCAGGTCAACCACTGCTGATCGGGCCAAGATTTAGACCTATCAAAAGTCAAAGAAAACTCAAGCTCCGTACAAACTCAGTGCAGGTTTTCTCCTTGTTAAACTTAAGCCCTTTTGCCTAGTGACCCAACGTATCACTTAGCCGGGTACGATAAATTTGATTGGTGACTAGATAAGTGTCAAAGGCCAAAACATGCTAATGACTTTTGGAaggactgaagattttgtaatggccCCCATATACATTGGCGAAAAGTCGGACAACCTTGATGATTTTAACCGTGTATAGAGGACTACCAACTTTTCCCTGACTGATTATGTTGGGGAATAGAATGTTGGGCTTGTCGAATTTTGATGGCCAATCATATTACTCTTTTAAAATAAGTCaccaccagagatgtctggcaAAGACATAATCCTCACTTCCCATGGTGAGCAAACGCATGCTCGGTCAAATCAACCAGACATATGTGTCTGGAGAAGGGCATCATCTATCTAAGGACAAATAACTAAGATGAATTGGCACTTTAAGAATCCACAGCCTGTGAAATTTTCTGTGTAACCTTCAGGATATTGAATTTGTGGAATACGGGTTGTGGTTTCATTTCACACAGAAGATCAATGGTTGTAGAGACGTTTCCTAAAAATTATGGTCACTGATATCTTAGTATTGAGAAAATGGACAATATAGGCCTGGAGTAGTTTGTAGCTTGGCACCAGTGGACACCACATAGTTTGTAGCTTGGCACCAGTGGACACCACATTCAATagtatatgtaccatcctacaagagGTACACCCAATTGGGCAAATCTGAGTTACTATTGGGTG
This genomic interval carries:
- the KCNJ6 gene encoding G protein-activated inward rectifier potassium channel 2 isoform X2; protein product: MEQDVESPISIRQPKLPKHIGEDKQKCSKRKIQRYVRKDGKCNVHHGNVRETYRYLTDIFTTLVDLKWRFNLLIFVMVYTITWLFFGFIWWLIAYIRGDLEHLQDKDWSPCVDNLNGFVSAFLFSIETETTIGYGYRVITDKCPEGIILLLVQSVLGSIVNAFMVGCMFVKISQPKKRAETLVFSTNAVISMRDGKLCLMFRVGDLRNSHIVEASIRAKLIKSKQTKEGEFIPLNQTDINVGYDTGDDRLFLVSPLIISHEINQHSPFWDVSKAQLPKEDVEIVVILEGMVEATGMTCQARSSYVTSEIQWGHRFTPVLTLEDGFYEVDYNSFHDTYETNTPSCSAKELAEMIIKAEMPLSWSVSSKLNQHPELVSENREKNPEDQTERNGDVANMENESKSDS
- the KCNJ6 gene encoding G protein-activated inward rectifier potassium channel 2 isoform X1 — translated: MEQDVESPISIRQPKLPKHIGEDKQKCSKRKIQRYVRKDGKCNVHHGNVRETYRYLTDIFTTLVDLKWRFNLLIFVMVYTITWLFFGFIWWLIAYIRGDLEHLQDKDWSPCVDNLNGFVSAFLFSIETETTIGYGYRVITDKCPEGIILLLVQSVLGSIVNAFMVGCMFVKISQPKKRAETLVFSTNAVISMRDGKLCLMFRVGDLRNSHIVEASIRAKLIKSKQTKEGEFIPLNQTDINVGYDTGDDRLFLVSPLIISHEINQHSPFWDVSKAQLPKEDVEIVVILEGMVEATGMTCQARSSYVTSEIQWGHRFTPVLTLEDGFYEVDYNSFHDTYETNTPSCSAKELAEMIIKAEMPLSWSVSSKLNQHPELVSENREKNPEDQTERNGDVANMENESKLDQTPPGKLCRLLLILLSCQKILETIFKSNSLRRPDRGGVRKELPCGDVFCGFSGPSFYIFMYKCSFQVLKKNH